In a genomic window of Urocitellus parryii isolate mUroPar1 chromosome 2, mUroPar1.hap1, whole genome shotgun sequence:
- the LOC144250338 gene encoding chaperonin-containing T-complex member BBS12-like, translating into MACRVINNRRHVGLQQLSSFAETGRTFLGPVKSSKFVTGGDCHESVLISSTVRLLESLDLTSTVGQLLHEAVQAQNNTYRTGTSTLLFLVGAWSRAAEECLHLGVPVPIIAAVMSEGLDSCREEVAFLQVPVHNVFDRVHNSRTISGLETPHVGSCPFLQAPSGAGGIPKEHDFKRAASQLLTVYSLSGRPVKLPEFFNLPEKVEAGKEASQGLKSSVHTDTCSRKSVLTHSRHFNRTDNSLWISKQDGFLEQYSAATPKTYRCCDLVELAEGLSHGDLGTMKLVEAAVELQYQKACVQQGNCTVPFMFDVSRVFACCLPGLPETLSCVCSGYVTVVPIASITLIEGLENQPLRVVLIEGDLVESYHHLGFNESTNVKTVLDSMELQGDSSEELWTNYVLQVLTQFKVNLILVQGNVSESLTEKCGHSKRLVVGSVGSSVMQAFAEAVGAVPVTYVSQVNADCVGSGVSVTFWRTPLEVVGRSRGMPILLKAEGIDLSTAVLTHSVPAQMQAKEDRFWTCAYRLHSALEEEKVFLGGGAVEFLCLSHLQILAEQSLSKGDHPSLGWLPNTSCWLASSLPAYRPAVLKCLAGGWHRYLSALMCNSATCPSELAARTFIEHHVQNATASGSPLAYILNEYSKLNSGIFNAGFSDKLEQVPRVYDIVTPKMEAWRRALDLVLLVLKTDSEVITGLGHAQMNSQEVGGLLFL; encoded by the coding sequence ATGGCCTGCAGGGTAATAAACAATAGACGACATGTGGGACTTCAACAACTGTCCTCATTTGCAGAAACAGGAAGAACGTTCCTGGGCCCAGTGAAATCATCCAAATTTGTTACAGGTGGGGACTGTCATGAAAGTGTGTTGATCAGCTCAACAGTAAGACTCCTTGAAAGCTTGGATTTGACCAGCACAGTGGGGCAGCTTCTCCATGAGGCAGTTCAAGCACAAAACAACACCTATAGGACTGGCACCAGCACTCTCTTGTTTCTCGTCGGTGCGTGGAGCAGGGCTGCTGAAGAGTGCCTCCATCTGGGTGTTCCTGTTCCCATAATTGCTGCAGTGATGTCAGAAGGCTTGGACTCTTGCAGGGAAGAGGTAGCTTTCCTTCAAGTCCCAGTCCACAACGTATTTGACCGTGTGCACAACTCAAGGACCATTTCTGGACTTGAAACACCTCATGTTGGTTCCTGTCCTTTCCTGCAAGCCCCTTCAGGTGCTGGTGGGATACCCAAAGAGCATGATTTCAAACGTGCTGCCTCTCAACTATTGACCGTTTACAGTCTTTCTGGAAGACCTGTTAAACTGCCAGAATTCTTCAACCTTCCAGAAAAGGTCGAAGCAGGTAAAGAGGCATCACAAGGTCTGAAGAGCAGTGTGCACACAGACACCTGCTCTAGAAAGTCAGTACTGACCCACAGTAGGCATTTTAACAGGACCGATAATAGTCTCTGGATAAGCAAACAAGATGGGTTTCTAGAACAGTACAGCGCAGCGACTCCCAAAACCTACAGATGTTGTGATTTGGTAGAGTTGGCAGAGGGTTTGAGCCATGGGGATCTTGGCACCATGAAGTTGGTAGAAGCAGCAGTAGAACTGCAGTATCAGAAGGCATGTGTGCAACAAGGCAACTGTACAGTGCCATTTATGTTTGATGTTTCTAGAGTCTTCGCTTGCTGTCTCCCAGGCTTGCCCGAAACTTTGTCTTGTGTTTGTTCGGGGTATGTCACTGTTGTACCAATAGCTAGTATAACCCTGATCGAGGGATTAGAGAATCAGCCTCTCCGGGTAGTTCTCATTGAGGGTGACCTTGTAGAGAGTTACCACCACCTGGGATTTAATGAGTCCACCAATGTTAAAACAGTACTAGATAGCATGGAACTTCAAGGAGACAGCTCAGAAGAACTGTGGACGAATTATGTATTACAGGTGTTGACCCAGTTCAAGGTGAACCTCATCCTGGTGCAGGGAAATGTATCTGAATCCTTGACTGAAAAGTGCGGGCACAGTAAGCGGCTGGTGGTGGGATCTGTGGGCAGCAGCGTGATGCAGGCTTTCGCTGAGGCTGTGGGAGCAGTGCCAGTGACCTACGTTTCCCAAGTGAATGCAGACTGTGTGGGCAGTGGCGTCTCCGTGACCTTCTGGAGAACTCCCTTGGAGGTTGTAGGCAGGAGCAGGGGAATGCCAATCTTGTTAAAAGCAGAAGGAATTGATCTGAGCACAGCGGTGCTCACTCACTCCGTCCCTGCACAGATGCAAGCCAAAGAAGACAGGTTCTGGACCTGTGCATATCGTTTGCATTCTGCTCTAGAAGAGGAAAAGGTCTTCCTTGGAGGTGGAGCAGTTGAATTTTTGTGTCTGAGTCATCTTCAGATTCTTGCTGAGCAGTCTCTGAGCAAAGGTGACCACCCCAGTCTGGGGTGGCTTCCTAACACTTCCTGCTGGctggcctcctccctgccagCATACAGACCAGCTGTGCTTAAATGCCTGGCAGGCGGGTGGCACAGATACCTCTCGGCACTCATGTGTAACTCAGCCACTTGCCCATCAGAGCTTGCAGCCCGCACGTTCATCGAGCATCATGTACAAAATGCTACAGCCTCTGGCTCGCCGTTGgcttacattttaaatgaatatagtaAACTAAATAGTGGAATTTTTAATGCAGGTTTTTCAGATAAACTGGAGCAAGTTCCAAGAGTTTATGACATTGTCACACCAAAGATGGAGGCATGGCGCCGAGCCCTGGATTTGGTATTGTTGGTACTTAAGACAGACAGTGAAGTGATCACTGGACTTGGACATGCACAGATGAACTCACAGGAAGTAGGGGGGCTTTTGTTCTTATAG